A stretch of the Photobacterium toruni genome encodes the following:
- a CDS encoding AmpG family muropeptide MFS transporter, which produces MDKAAPQQNTQGWRVYANPKALIMLALGFSSGLPILLVFGTLSFWLREADVSKTSIGFFSWVALAYGFKWAWSPLVDRFPLPVFSRLFGRRRGWMLFSQIIIILSLCGMALSNPQTDLFQFAIFAILVAFASATQDIVIDAFRIELATERMQAALSATYLAGYRLAMIMAGAGALAFAAWFGSDTGYDPSGWQSAYFIMAAMMLIGVITTFIVKEPTIDNSAINKIETDYKLELINKGYSKHHANLSAWFYTAVIMPFRDFFQRYGKNALLILLLISCYRISDIVMGVMSNVFYVDMGFTKNEVASISKVFGVAMTIAGAGLGGILVSKFGTLKILALGALLSAITNLLFIIFSYVGNNLEMLTVVISADNLGAGIATAAFITFMSSLTNVAFSATQYALFSSIMVLFPKFIAGFSGVYVDHFGYNVFFLTTALMGIPVLILIRILANNSALNITAASTRQP; this is translated from the coding sequence ATGGATAAAGCGGCACCTCAACAAAATACTCAGGGCTGGCGAGTATACGCTAACCCTAAAGCCTTGATCATGTTAGCCCTTGGATTCTCATCAGGATTACCGATCTTATTGGTCTTTGGTACGCTGTCTTTTTGGCTTCGTGAAGCTGATGTAAGTAAAACAAGTATTGGTTTTTTTAGCTGGGTCGCTTTAGCTTATGGTTTTAAATGGGCTTGGTCGCCATTAGTCGATCGTTTTCCATTACCTGTTTTTTCTCGTCTCTTTGGTCGTCGTCGCGGTTGGATGCTATTTTCACAAATTATAATTATATTATCATTGTGTGGCATGGCATTAAGTAACCCTCAAACAGACTTATTTCAATTTGCTATTTTTGCCATTCTGGTCGCTTTTGCCTCTGCAACTCAAGATATTGTTATTGATGCTTTTCGTATTGAACTGGCAACGGAGCGCATGCAAGCGGCATTATCAGCAACCTATTTAGCCGGTTATCGCTTAGCAATGATCATGGCAGGTGCTGGTGCATTAGCTTTTGCTGCTTGGTTCGGCTCAGATACCGGTTATGATCCAAGTGGCTGGCAAAGTGCCTACTTTATCATGGCGGCAATGATGCTTATTGGCGTTATTACTACTTTTATTGTCAAAGAACCCACCATTGATAATAGTGCAATAAATAAAATAGAAACCGATTATAAACTGGAACTTATCAATAAAGGCTACAGTAAGCATCATGCCAATTTAAGTGCTTGGTTTTACACTGCTGTTATTATGCCATTTCGAGATTTCTTTCAGCGTTATGGAAAAAATGCACTCTTAATTCTATTGTTAATCAGCTGCTATCGTATTTCCGATATCGTGATGGGCGTCATGTCGAATGTGTTTTATGTTGATATGGGATTTACTAAAAACGAAGTAGCATCAATTTCAAAAGTTTTTGGTGTCGCAATGACTATTGCGGGTGCAGGGCTAGGCGGTATTTTAGTCAGTAAATTTGGCACGCTTAAAATACTCGCCCTCGGTGCACTATTATCAGCGATCACGAACTTATTATTTATTATCTTTAGCTACGTCGGTAATAACCTTGAAATGCTAACCGTGGTTATTTCAGCAGATAATCTAGGTGCAGGTATAGCAACCGCTGCATTTATTACTTTTATGTCAAGCTTAACCAATGTCGCCTTCTCAGCGACTCAATATGCGTTATTTAGCTCAATAATGGTGTTATTTCCTAAATTTATAGCGGGTTTCTCCGGCGTTTATGTTGATCACTTTGGCTATAATGTATTTTTCTTAACCACAGCTTTAATGGGTATTCCCGTATTAATATTAATTCGAATATTAGCTAATAATTCGGCCCTTAATATTACCGCGGCATCCACCCGTCAGCCTTAA
- a CDS encoding nucleoside-specific channel-forming Tsx family protein has translation MRKSLVALSVLAATALPSLANAADYSDNIHKNDYKWMQFNLMYALKELPRPADAHSGHDYLEMEFGGRSGIFDLYGYVDVFNLTNSNSSDKASADDKMFMKFAPRISLDALTGKDLSFGPVKELYIATLFNWGGNNGGVNNYFVGLGSDIEVPWLGKMGFNVYSLYDMNVKDWNGYQVSTNWFKPVYTFENGTFISYQGYIDYQFGMKKEYTSASNGGVMYNGIVWHTDRYAVGYGLKAYHNVYGIDDGTFGLKSSGVSQYFSLSYKF, from the coding sequence ATGCGCAAATCACTAGTAGCATTAAGCGTTTTAGCAGCAACAGCATTACCTTCGTTAGCTAATGCGGCAGATTACTCTGACAACATCCACAAAAATGATTATAAGTGGATGCAATTCAACTTAATGTACGCGCTAAAAGAATTACCTCGCCCTGCAGATGCACATTCAGGCCACGATTACCTAGAAATGGAATTTGGCGGTCGTTCAGGAATCTTTGATCTTTATGGTTATGTTGATGTATTTAACCTAACTAACTCTAATAGCAGTGATAAAGCATCTGCTGATGATAAAATGTTCATGAAATTTGCACCGCGCATTTCTCTTGACGCATTAACAGGTAAAGACCTATCTTTCGGTCCAGTAAAAGAACTTTATATTGCAACACTATTTAACTGGGGCGGTAACAACGGCGGCGTAAACAATTACTTCGTTGGTCTAGGTTCTGATATTGAAGTGCCATGGTTAGGTAAAATGGGCTTTAACGTTTACTCATTGTATGACATGAACGTTAAAGACTGGAACGGTTACCAAGTATCGACTAACTGGTTCAAGCCGGTTTACACCTTTGAAAACGGTACTTTCATCTCTTACCAAGGTTACATTGATTACCAATTTGGTATGAAGAAAGAATACACATCAGCAAGCAATGGCGGCGTGATGTACAACGGTATCGTATGGCACACTGATCGCTACGCAGTTGGTTACGGTCTAAAAGCTTACCACAATGTCTACGGTATTGATGACGGTACTTTCGGTCTTAAATCATCAGGTGTTTCACAATACTTCAGCCTATCTTACAAGTTCTAA
- the panE gene encoding 2-dehydropantoate 2-reductase — translation MNITLLGAGAIGALWAIKLTQQRHNVQLWTRHSETQTTLHFNELTTPTTTNSYSFSCNSPDDLAACELLIVTVKAFQVTTALTPLLPYLNTDCVVVIMHNGIGTQLQIQQLLPHNPIIYATTSQAAFKPTPTTIQHTGLGQTSLGAINQQAQPLSYIAALFNAALAPTQWQANIYQPLWQKLAINCAINPLTAIHQCTNGDLALPCYQSQLDSICLEVAQVMTAEGFLTTQQQLRHQVDNVIKATANNYSSMNRDIFHHRLTEIDYINGYLVQQAQRHDIDTPINYQLWQAIKHMESLDHA, via the coding sequence GTGAACATAACCCTGCTAGGTGCTGGTGCTATTGGTGCATTATGGGCCATAAAATTAACCCAACAACGACACAATGTGCAGTTATGGACCAGACATTCTGAGACCCAAACAACCCTGCACTTTAATGAATTAACAACGCCAACCACCACGAATAGCTATTCTTTTAGCTGTAATAGCCCTGATGATCTCGCCGCTTGTGAACTGTTAATTGTTACTGTCAAAGCCTTTCAAGTCACAACAGCACTTACACCATTATTGCCTTATTTAAATACCGATTGCGTAGTAGTTATTATGCATAATGGCATCGGTACTCAGTTGCAAATTCAGCAATTACTACCTCATAACCCGATAATCTATGCAACCACCTCTCAAGCAGCTTTCAAACCTACCCCAACAACCATTCAGCATACTGGTTTAGGGCAAACATCACTGGGTGCAATTAATCAGCAAGCACAACCTTTATCTTATATTGCGGCACTGTTTAATGCCGCTTTAGCACCAACCCAATGGCAAGCTAATATCTATCAACCACTGTGGCAAAAACTGGCCATCAATTGTGCCATTAATCCGCTGACGGCTATCCATCAATGTACTAATGGCGATTTAGCCCTTCCTTGCTACCAATCCCAACTCGATAGTATTTGTTTAGAAGTGGCACAAGTTATGACAGCGGAAGGTTTTTTGACCACTCAACAGCAGCTTCGTCACCAAGTTGATAATGTTATTAAAGCGACAGCCAATAACTATTCCTCGATGAATCGTGACATTTTTCATCATCGACTCACTGAAATCGATTATATTAATGGGTATTTAGTTCAACAAGCCCAACGCCATGACATTGATACACCTATAAATTATCAATTATGGCAGGCTATTAAACACATGGAGTCACTAGACCATGCCTGA
- a CDS encoding DJ-1 family glyoxalase III produces the protein MPELCPRVVVCIAPGSEEMEAINTISILKRAQFEVIVASAAEDGALIVDGSRGIKLVADTALITIADEQFDAVVLPGGVAGAEHFRDSPLVVEFVKQHHYDGKLIAAICATPAIMFAANDMFTKALMTCHPAFHNQIPAPQLRPKRVVYDKHAHLLTSQGPGTAQEFALDLVTQLTNKATTAAIAESMVVWPNMHYDVMPER, from the coding sequence ATGCCTGAGTTATGTCCTCGCGTCGTTGTTTGTATTGCCCCTGGCAGTGAAGAAATGGAAGCAATTAATACCATTTCTATTTTAAAACGGGCTCAATTTGAGGTTATTGTTGCCAGTGCAGCAGAAGATGGCGCATTAATTGTTGATGGTTCGCGCGGCATTAAACTGGTGGCGGATACGGCATTAATTACGATTGCCGATGAACAATTTGATGCTGTGGTATTACCCGGAGGTGTTGCAGGAGCTGAGCATTTTCGAGATAGCCCATTAGTGGTTGAGTTTGTTAAACAACACCATTATGACGGTAAATTAATTGCCGCTATTTGTGCTACACCTGCGATTATGTTTGCTGCTAATGATATGTTTACTAAAGCGCTTATGACCTGTCATCCTGCTTTCCATAACCAAATTCCAGCACCACAATTACGCCCTAAGCGTGTTGTGTATGACAAGCATGCTCACTTGTTGACCAGTCAAGGTCCAGGTACAGCCCAAGAATTTGCGCTTGATCTTGTTACTCAACTCACCAATAAAGCCACAACAGCTGCTATTGCCGAATCAATGGTGGTGTGGCCAAACATGCATTACGACGTCATGCCTGAACGTTAA